Proteins from a genomic interval of Pseudomonas asplenii:
- a CDS encoding lysophospholipid acyltransferase, whose translation MEKFKGAMLVGALRLFAMLPWRAVQRVGSAIGWVMWKLPNRSREVVRINLAKCFPELDPVAREQLVGESLKDIGKSLTESACAWIWPAQRSIDLVREVEGLDVLKEALASGKGVVGITSHLGNWEVLNHFYCSQCKPIIFYRPPKLKAVDELLRKQRVQLGNRVAASTKEGILSVIKEVRKGGSVGIPADPEPAESAGIFVPFLGTTALTSKFVPNMLAGGKAVGVFLHALRLPDGSGFKVILEAAPQEMYSTDTEVSAAAMSRVVERYVRAYPSQYMWSMKRFKKRPAGEQRWY comes from the coding sequence GTGGAAAAGTTTAAAGGCGCCATGCTGGTGGGGGCATTGCGTTTGTTTGCGATGCTGCCCTGGCGTGCCGTGCAGCGTGTCGGCTCGGCCATCGGCTGGGTGATGTGGAAGCTGCCCAACCGTTCCCGCGAGGTCGTGCGGATCAACCTGGCCAAGTGCTTTCCCGAACTCGATCCGGTGGCGCGTGAGCAGTTGGTTGGAGAGAGTCTCAAGGATATCGGCAAATCCCTGACCGAAAGCGCCTGTGCCTGGATCTGGCCGGCCCAGCGCTCCATTGACCTGGTGCGCGAAGTCGAAGGCCTCGACGTGCTCAAAGAGGCCCTGGCCTCGGGCAAGGGTGTGGTTGGTATCACCAGCCACCTGGGCAACTGGGAAGTGCTCAATCACTTCTACTGCAGCCAATGCAAACCGATCATTTTCTACCGTCCGCCCAAGCTCAAGGCGGTCGACGAATTGCTGCGCAAGCAACGGGTGCAATTGGGCAACCGGGTAGCGGCTTCGACCAAGGAAGGTATCCTCAGCGTCATCAAGGAAGTGCGCAAGGGTGGTTCGGTGGGCATCCCCGCCGACCCGGAACCGGCCGAATCCGCCGGGATCTTCGTGCCGTTCCTCGGTACCACGGCCCTGACCAGCAAGTTCGTGCCGAACATGCTCGCGGGCGGCAAGGCGGTCGGGGTGTTCCTGCATGCGCTGCGCCTGCCCGACGGGTCGGGGTTCAAGGTGATCCTCGAAGCGGCGCCGCAAGAGATGTACAGCACCGATACCGAAGTGTCGGCGGCGGCCATGAGTCGGGTGGTCGAGCGTTATGTGCGGGCTTATCCGAGCCAGTACATGTGGAGCATGAAGCGCTTCAAGAAGCGGCCGGCGGGTGAACAGCGCTGGTACTGA
- a CDS encoding DNA-3-methyladenine glycosylase I, producing the protein MPRCVWCNDDPLYKDYHDQEWGVPLRDGQRLFELLLLEGFQAGLSWITILKKREHYRQVLFGFDVQKIAAMSDEYLENLLLDPGIVRNRLKLEAARRNARVWLTLEDPVSLLWSFVGGAPQVHHFKNRSEVPAVTAEAEAMSKALKKLGFGFVGPTICYAFMQASGMVMDHTTDCDSYAALAAPRLQ; encoded by the coding sequence ATGCCACGCTGCGTTTGGTGCAACGACGATCCCCTGTACAAGGACTATCACGATCAGGAGTGGGGCGTACCGCTGCGCGATGGGCAGCGATTGTTCGAGTTGCTTTTGCTCGAAGGGTTCCAGGCCGGGCTTTCGTGGATCACGATCCTGAAAAAACGTGAGCACTATCGCCAGGTGCTGTTCGGTTTCGATGTGCAGAAAATCGCCGCCATGAGCGACGAATACCTGGAAAACCTGCTGCTCGATCCCGGTATCGTGCGCAACCGCCTGAAGCTCGAAGCGGCCCGGCGCAACGCCCGCGTCTGGTTGACGCTGGAGGATCCGGTGAGCCTGCTCTGGTCCTTCGTCGGTGGTGCGCCGCAGGTCCATCACTTCAAGAACCGCAGCGAGGTCCCGGCGGTCACCGCCGAGGCCGAGGCCATGAGCAAGGCGCTGAAGAAGCTCGGCTTCGGCTTCGTCGGTCCGACCATCTGCTACGCCTTCATGCAGGCCTCGGGCATGGTCATGGACCACACCACCGATTGTGATAGCTATGCCGCGCTGGCCGCACCGCGGCTACAATAG
- the glyQ gene encoding glycine--tRNA ligase subunit alpha: MSQPTPAVRTFQDLILALQQYWAEQGCVVLQPYDMEVGAGTFHTATFLRAIGPETWNAAYVQPSRRPTDGRYGENPNRLQHYYQFQVVLKPNPENFQELYLGSLKAVGLDPLVHDIRFVEDNWESPTLGAWGLGWEVWLNGMEVTQFTYFQQAGGIECYPVTGEITYGLERLAMYLQGVDSVYDLVWADGPFGKVTYGDVFHQNEVEQSTYNFEHANVEKLFELFDFYESEAKRLIELDQPLPLPSYEMVLKASHTFNLLDARRAISVTARQQYILRVRTLARSVAQAYLMARAKLGFPMATPDLRDEVLAKLEAAQ, translated from the coding sequence GTGAGCCAGCCTACGCCAGCCGTGCGTACCTTCCAAGACTTGATTCTCGCCCTCCAGCAGTACTGGGCCGAGCAAGGTTGTGTGGTACTTCAGCCCTACGATATGGAAGTAGGCGCCGGGACTTTTCATACCGCCACGTTCCTGCGCGCCATCGGCCCGGAAACCTGGAACGCCGCCTACGTGCAACCGAGCCGTCGTCCGACTGACGGCCGCTATGGCGAAAACCCGAACCGTCTGCAGCACTACTATCAGTTTCAGGTCGTGCTCAAGCCCAATCCGGAAAACTTCCAGGAACTGTACCTGGGCTCGCTCAAGGCCGTCGGCCTCGACCCGCTGGTACACGACATCCGTTTCGTCGAAGACAACTGGGAATCGCCGACCCTCGGTGCCTGGGGCCTGGGCTGGGAAGTCTGGCTCAACGGCATGGAAGTCACCCAGTTCACCTACTTCCAGCAGGCCGGTGGCATCGAGTGCTACCCGGTCACTGGCGAAATCACCTACGGCCTCGAGCGCCTGGCGATGTACCTGCAGGGCGTGGATTCGGTCTACGACCTGGTCTGGGCCGACGGTCCGTTCGGCAAGGTGACCTATGGCGATGTGTTCCACCAGAACGAAGTGGAGCAATCGACCTACAACTTCGAACATGCCAACGTCGAGAAGCTGTTCGAACTGTTCGACTTCTATGAAAGCGAAGCCAAGCGCCTGATCGAACTGGATCAGCCGCTGCCGTTGCCGAGCTATGAAATGGTCCTCAAGGCCTCGCACACCTTCAACCTGCTGGACGCTCGCCGGGCCATCTCGGTGACCGCGCGCCAACAGTACATCCTGCGTGTGCGCACCCTGGCGCGTTCCGTCGCTCAAGCCTACCTGATGGCCCGTGCCAAGCTGGGCTTCCCGATGGCAACCCCGGACCTGCGTGATGAAGTGTTGGCTAAGTTGGAGGCGGCACAATGA
- the glyS gene encoding glycine--tRNA ligase subunit beta has protein sequence MSAQDFLVELGTEELPPKALNTLAEAFLAGIEKGLQTAGLSFEAKQVYAAPRRLAVVLKQLQTQQPDRSINLDGPPRQAAFDAEGNPTQAALGFAKKCGVELSEIDQSGPKLRYSQNIPGKPTASLLPTIVEDSLNDLPIPKRMRWAARKEEFVRPTQWLVMLLGDQVIDCTILAQKAGRESRGHRFHHPENVRIGSPASYLEDLRAAYVLADANERRELISKRTTELATLQEGTAIMPPALLDEVTALVEWPVPLVCSFEERFLDVPQEALITTMQDNQKYFCLLDVDGKLLPRFITVANIESKDPKQIIAGNEKVVRPRLTDAEFFFKQDKKQKLADFNLRLQNVVFQEKLGSVYDKAERVSKLAAFIAPRIGADAQRAARAGLLSKCDLATEMVGEFPEMQGIAGYYYALNDGEPEDVALALNEQYMPRGAGAAELPSTLTGAAVAIADKLDTLVGIFGIGMLPTGSKDPYALRRAALGVLRILIDKQLDLDLIETVAFAVNAFGAKVKAAGLAEQVLEFIFDRLRARYEDEGVDVATYLSVRALKPGSALDFDQRVQAVQKFRQLPEAAALAAVNKRVSNLLSKAEGGIAATVEAKYFDNANEFSLYSAIQQADQAVQPMAAARQYNETLARLAALREPVDAFFEAVMVNAEDANVRANRYALLARLRGLFLGVADISLLG, from the coding sequence ATGAGTGCGCAAGATTTTCTGGTAGAACTGGGCACTGAAGAACTGCCACCCAAGGCCCTCAATACCCTGGCCGAAGCGTTCCTCGCCGGTATCGAGAAAGGCCTGCAAACCGCCGGCCTGAGCTTTGAAGCCAAGCAGGTCTATGCCGCGCCGCGCCGCCTGGCCGTCGTGCTCAAGCAACTGCAGACCCAGCAACCGGACCGCAGCATCAACCTCGATGGCCCGCCACGCCAGGCCGCCTTCGATGCCGAGGGTAATCCGACCCAGGCCGCGCTAGGCTTCGCCAAGAAGTGCGGCGTCGAGTTGAGCGAGATCGACCAGAGCGGGCCGAAGCTGCGCTATAGCCAGAACATCCCGGGCAAGCCGACCGCCAGCCTGCTGCCGACCATCGTCGAAGACTCGCTGAACGACCTGCCGATTCCCAAGCGCATGCGCTGGGCCGCGCGCAAGGAAGAGTTCGTGCGTCCAACCCAGTGGCTGGTGATGCTGCTCGGTGACCAGGTCATCGATTGCACCATCCTCGCCCAGAAAGCCGGTCGCGAATCCCGTGGTCACCGTTTCCACCACCCGGAAAACGTCCGCATCGGCTCGCCAGCCAGCTACCTCGAGGACTTGCGTGCCGCCTATGTGCTGGCCGATGCCAACGAGCGTCGCGAGCTGATCAGCAAGCGCACCACCGAACTGGCGACCCTGCAGGAAGGCACCGCGATCATGCCGCCGGCCCTGCTCGACGAAGTGACCGCCCTGGTCGAATGGCCCGTGCCGCTGGTTTGCTCGTTCGAGGAACGTTTCCTCGACGTGCCTCAGGAAGCGCTGATCACCACCATGCAGGACAACCAGAAGTATTTCTGCCTGCTGGACGTCGATGGCAAGCTGCTGCCGCGCTTCATCACCGTGGCCAACATCGAGAGCAAGGATCCCAAGCAGATCATCGCCGGTAACGAGAAGGTAGTGCGCCCGCGCCTGACCGACGCCGAGTTCTTCTTCAAGCAGGACAAGAAGCAGAAGCTCGCCGACTTCAACCTGCGCCTGCAGAACGTGGTGTTCCAGGAGAAGCTGGGCAGCGTCTACGACAAGGCCGAGCGCGTGTCGAAACTGGCTGCGTTCATCGCCCCGCGTATCGGCGCCGACGCCCAGCGCGCGGCCCGGGCAGGCCTCTTGTCCAAGTGCGACCTGGCGACCGAGATGGTCGGCGAGTTCCCGGAGATGCAAGGCATCGCCGGTTACTACTACGCGCTCAATGATGGAGAGCCGGAAGACGTCGCCCTGGCCCTGAACGAGCAGTACATGCCGCGTGGTGCCGGCGCCGCCGAACTGCCAAGCACCCTGACCGGTGCCGCCGTGGCGATCGCCGACAAGCTCGACACCCTGGTCGGTATCTTCGGTATCGGCATGCTGCCGACCGGCAGCAAGGACCCGTATGCCCTGCGCCGTGCCGCCCTGGGCGTGCTGCGCATCCTGATCGACAAGCAGCTCGACCTCGACCTGATCGAGACCGTGGCCTTCGCGGTCAACGCATTCGGTGCCAAGGTCAAGGCCGCCGGCCTCGCCGAACAGGTGCTGGAGTTCATCTTCGATCGTCTGCGTGCCCGCTATGAAGACGAAGGCGTCGACGTCGCGACCTACCTGTCGGTGCGCGCCCTGAAGCCGGGTTCCGCCCTGGACTTCGACCAGCGTGTGCAGGCGGTGCAGAAGTTCCGCCAGTTGCCGGAAGCGGCTGCCCTGGCGGCGGTGAACAAGCGCGTCTCGAACCTGCTGAGCAAGGCCGAGGGCGGTATCGCGGCCACGGTCGAAGCGAAGTACTTCGACAACGCCAACGAGTTCTCGCTGTACTCGGCGATCCAGCAGGCGGACCAGGCTGTCCAGCCGATGGCCGCCGCCCGTCAGTACAACGAAACGCTGGCACGCCTGGCCGCCCTGCGCGAGCCGGTCGATGCGTTCTTCGAAGCGGTGATGGTCAACGCCGAAGATGCCAACGTGCGGGCCAATCGCTACGCGCTGCTGGCACGCCTGCGTGGCCTGTTCCTGGGCGTCGCCGACATTTCGCTGCTGGGCTGA
- the gmhB gene encoding D-glycero-beta-D-manno-heptose 1,7-bisphosphate 7-phosphatase, with the protein MKLLILDRDGVINHDSDAYIKSVEEWIPLPGSIEAIAQLSRAGWTVAVATNQSGIARGYYDLATLDAMHERLRSLVAQQGGELGLVVYCPHGPDEGCDCRKPKPGMLRTIAAHYAVELSGLWFVGDSLSDLEAASAVDCQPVLVKTGKGEKTVGKNLPVGTLIFDDLAAIAAELIHN; encoded by the coding sequence TTGAAGCTGCTGATACTCGATCGCGACGGTGTGATAAATCATGACTCCGACGCCTACATCAAGTCGGTGGAGGAGTGGATTCCGCTCCCCGGATCGATCGAAGCCATCGCGCAGTTGAGCAGGGCGGGCTGGACGGTAGCCGTGGCTACCAACCAGTCCGGCATCGCCCGCGGCTACTACGATCTGGCCACGCTGGACGCCATGCACGAGCGCCTGCGCTCGCTGGTGGCGCAACAGGGTGGCGAACTCGGCCTGGTGGTGTATTGCCCCCATGGACCGGACGAAGGCTGCGATTGCCGCAAGCCCAAGCCCGGCATGCTCAGGACCATTGCTGCGCATTACGCTGTCGAGCTGTCTGGGCTATGGTTTGTCGGCGACAGCCTGAGTGACCTGGAAGCCGCCAGCGCCGTCGATTGCCAACCTGTTCTGGTAAAGACCGGCAAGGGCGAGAAGACTGTGGGGAAAAACCTGCCAGTGGGCACGCTGATCTTTGATGATCTGGCTGCCATCGCCGCTGAACTTATCCACAATTAG
- a CDS encoding lysophospholipid acyltransferase family protein gives MSILQAIRTFFFYLLLGTSSLLWCSLSFFIAPFLPFKARYRFINVYWCRCALWLTKVFLNIHVEVKGAENVPERPCVILSNHQSTWETFFLSAYFSPLSQVLKRELLYVPFFGWAMAMLRPIAINRDNPKEALKHVAKKGDELLKDNTWVLIFPEGTRVPYGTVGKFSRGGTALAVNAGLPVLPIAHNAGRFWPKSGWAKNPGTITVVIGAPMFAEGTGPRAIADLNERAQAWNENTQREMGSLPPAAAAEAPSTA, from the coding sequence ATGTCGATTCTGCAGGCCATCAGAACCTTTTTCTTTTACCTGCTGCTGGGCACCAGTTCCCTGCTGTGGTGCTCACTGAGCTTTTTCATCGCGCCGTTCCTGCCGTTCAAGGCGCGCTATCGTTTCATCAACGTGTACTGGTGCCGCTGCGCCTTGTGGCTGACCAAGGTGTTCCTGAACATCCACGTCGAGGTGAAAGGCGCGGAGAACGTTCCCGAGCGGCCCTGTGTGATTCTGTCGAACCACCAGAGCACCTGGGAGACGTTTTTCCTGTCGGCCTATTTCTCGCCCCTGAGCCAGGTGCTCAAGCGTGAATTGCTCTATGTGCCGTTCTTCGGTTGGGCCATGGCCATGCTGCGACCGATCGCCATCAACCGGGACAACCCGAAGGAAGCGCTCAAGCACGTGGCGAAAAAGGGCGATGAATTGCTCAAGGACAACACCTGGGTGCTGATCTTCCCGGAAGGTACCCGTGTGCCCTACGGCACGGTCGGCAAGTTTTCCCGTGGTGGTACGGCCCTGGCGGTGAACGCCGGGCTACCGGTTTTGCCGATTGCCCACAACGCAGGCAGGTTCTGGCCCAAGTCCGGCTGGGCGAAGAACCCTGGCACTATCACCGTCGTGATCGGTGCCCCGATGTTCGCCGAAGGCACTGGCCCCCGGGCAATTGCCGACCTGAACGAAAGGGCCCAGGCCTGGAACGAGAATACCCAGCGGGAGATGGGCTCACTGCCGCCGGCTGCGGCTGCCGAGGCTCCCAGCACCGCCTGA
- a CDS encoding MFS transporter codes for MSDYIQQQSASVSKSTGKEERKIIFASSLGTVFEWYDFFLYGALAAVISKQFFAGVNDTTAFIFALMAFAAGFLVRPFGALVFGRLGDMIGRKYTFLITIILMGLSTFAVGLLPTYASIGIAAPIILVLLRMLQGLALGGEYGGAATYVAEHAPAGKRGLHTGWIQSTATLGLLLSLLVVLASRYISGDQFETWGWRLPFLLSIVLLGISTWIRMSMHESPAFVKMKAQGKTSRSPIRESFGSWQNLKIVLTALFSINAGQAVTFYTAQFYVLFFMTQMLKMDPAQANTLLIISVVIGAPFFVLFGWLSDKIGRKPILMIGLLLATVCYFPLFKALSHYANPQIDAASRQAPIVVTADPAGCTFQFDPVGKARFDSPCDKVKTFLVKQGLPYSSQSAAPGTEVVVTVGAQKISGFDEAAMRSAITQAGYPAKADAGSVNEPMVVLLIVLMILIATMTYGPLAAVMVELFPTRIRYTSMSLPYHIGNGWFGGFLPTVSFALVVYTGDIFYGLWYPVLITGVSLVVGLFCLKETRDVDIDKV; via the coding sequence ATGTCGGACTACATCCAGCAACAGTCGGCGTCTGTCTCCAAGAGCACCGGCAAAGAAGAACGCAAGATCATTTTCGCGTCATCCCTCGGGACGGTTTTCGAGTGGTATGACTTTTTTCTCTACGGCGCCCTGGCTGCGGTGATCAGCAAACAGTTCTTTGCCGGAGTCAACGACACCACCGCGTTCATCTTCGCCCTGATGGCCTTCGCTGCCGGCTTCCTGGTGCGACCGTTCGGTGCGCTGGTGTTCGGGCGGTTGGGGGACATGATCGGACGCAAGTACACCTTCCTCATTACGATCATCCTGATGGGCCTGTCGACCTTTGCCGTCGGTCTGCTGCCAACCTATGCCAGCATCGGCATTGCCGCACCGATCATCCTGGTCCTGCTGCGCATGCTCCAGGGCCTGGCGCTGGGCGGGGAGTATGGCGGCGCCGCGACCTACGTCGCCGAGCACGCGCCCGCTGGCAAGCGTGGTTTGCACACGGGCTGGATCCAGTCCACCGCGACCCTCGGTCTGCTGCTGTCGTTGCTGGTGGTTCTGGCCAGCCGCTATATCAGTGGCGACCAGTTCGAAACCTGGGGCTGGCGCCTGCCGTTCCTGCTGTCGATCGTCCTGCTGGGGATCTCTACCTGGATCCGCATGAGCATGCATGAATCGCCGGCTTTCGTGAAAATGAAGGCCCAGGGCAAGACGAGTCGTTCGCCGATCCGTGAGTCGTTCGGCTCCTGGCAGAACCTGAAAATCGTGCTGACCGCCCTCTTCAGCATCAACGCCGGACAGGCGGTGACCTTCTACACTGCCCAGTTCTACGTGCTGTTCTTCATGACGCAGATGCTCAAGATGGACCCGGCCCAGGCCAACACCTTGCTGATCATCAGCGTGGTGATCGGTGCGCCGTTCTTCGTCCTGTTTGGCTGGCTCTCGGACAAGATCGGCCGCAAGCCGATCCTGATGATCGGCCTGCTGCTGGCGACGGTCTGCTACTTTCCGTTGTTCAAGGCCCTGAGCCACTACGCCAACCCGCAGATCGATGCGGCCAGCCGCCAGGCACCGATCGTGGTAACGGCCGATCCGGCCGGCTGCACCTTCCAGTTCGACCCGGTGGGCAAGGCACGTTTCGACAGCCCTTGCGACAAGGTCAAGACCTTCCTGGTCAAGCAGGGCCTGCCCTATAGTTCCCAATCCGCTGCGCCTGGTACTGAAGTGGTGGTCACGGTGGGCGCGCAAAAGATCAGCGGTTTTGACGAAGCGGCCATGCGCTCGGCGATCACCCAGGCCGGTTATCCTGCCAAGGCTGACGCCGGTTCGGTGAACGAACCGATGGTGGTATTGCTGATCGTATTGATGATCCTGATCGCCACCATGACCTATGGTCCGCTGGCGGCGGTGATGGTCGAACTGTTCCCGACCCGCATTCGCTACACTTCCATGTCGCTGCCCTATCACATCGGCAACGGCTGGTTCGGTGGCTTCCTGCCGACCGTGTCTTTCGCGCTGGTGGTCTATACCGGGGATATCTTCTACGGCCTCTGGTACCCAGTGCTTATCACCGGGGTGAGTCTGGTCGTCGGGCTGTTCTGCCTGAAAGAAACCCGGGATGTGGATATCGACAAGGTCTGA
- a CDS encoding GMC family oxidoreductase, with amino-acid sequence MASPHLPYDYVIVGAGPAGCVLANRLSADPSNKVLLLEAGGRDNYPWIHIPVGYLFCIGNPRTDWCFKTQSQPGLQGRSLSYPRGKVLGGCSSINGMIYMRGQAGDYDHWAEQGNPGWAWKDLLPLFKRSENHFGGADDFHSDAGEWRVEQQRYSWPILDAFREAAAENGIASVSDFNTGDNQGCGYFQVNQRSGVRWNSAKAFLRPALKRPNLTILTDVQVDRVSLEGGRASAVVARWQGEEHTFSARREIILCAGSVGSPGILQRSGIGPRPLLESLGIGVRHELPGVGGNLQDHLQLRLIYKLSNARTLNQMANSLWGKAGMGLRYLYDRSGPLAMAPSQLGAFVKSSPEQASANLQYHVQPLSLERFGEPLHRFPAFTASVCNLRPQSRGRIDIRSANPDDAPLIDPNYLSDPEDLKVAAQSIRLTRQIVSSPALRQYSPEEYLPGPALQTEEQLHEAAAKIGTTIFHPVGTCRMGNTALDVVDARLRVHGVPGLRVADASIMPQITSGNTCSPTVMIAEKAAQMILADVRVGAQAVMA; translated from the coding sequence ATGGCATCTCCCCATTTGCCCTATGACTATGTGATCGTCGGTGCCGGACCTGCTGGCTGCGTACTGGCCAATCGGCTTTCTGCCGACCCAAGCAACAAGGTGCTGCTGCTCGAAGCCGGTGGCCGGGACAATTACCCCTGGATTCATATTCCAGTGGGCTACCTGTTCTGCATCGGCAATCCCCGTACCGACTGGTGCTTCAAGACCCAATCCCAACCCGGCCTGCAAGGCCGCAGCCTGAGTTATCCCCGGGGTAAGGTGTTGGGCGGGTGTTCCTCCATCAATGGCATGATCTACATGCGTGGCCAGGCCGGCGACTATGACCACTGGGCCGAGCAGGGTAATCCGGGCTGGGCCTGGAAGGACCTGCTGCCGCTGTTCAAGCGCAGCGAAAACCACTTCGGCGGTGCTGACGATTTCCACAGTGACGCGGGTGAATGGCGGGTGGAACAGCAACGTTATTCCTGGCCGATCCTCGATGCTTTCCGTGAGGCGGCTGCGGAAAACGGTATCGCCAGCGTCAGTGATTTCAATACGGGTGATAACCAGGGCTGTGGATACTTTCAGGTAAACCAGCGTTCCGGCGTGCGTTGGAACTCGGCCAAGGCGTTCCTGCGGCCGGCGCTCAAACGCCCCAACCTGACCATCCTGACTGACGTTCAGGTTGACCGGGTCAGTCTGGAAGGTGGCCGGGCAAGCGCGGTTGTGGCCCGTTGGCAGGGCGAGGAACACACGTTTTCAGCCCGCCGGGAAATCATCCTCTGCGCCGGTTCGGTCGGCTCACCCGGGATTCTGCAACGTTCCGGCATCGGCCCGCGTCCGTTGCTGGAAAGCCTGGGGATTGGTGTTCGTCACGAACTGCCAGGCGTGGGGGGGAACCTGCAGGATCACCTGCAACTGCGGCTGATCTACAAACTGAGCAATGCCCGTACCCTCAATCAAATGGCCAACAGCCTGTGGGGCAAGGCCGGCATGGGCCTGCGTTATCTCTATGATCGCAGTGGACCGTTGGCGATGGCCCCGAGTCAGCTGGGGGCGTTCGTCAAATCGAGCCCGGAGCAGGCGTCAGCGAATCTGCAATATCACGTGCAGCCATTATCGCTGGAGCGCTTTGGCGAGCCACTGCATCGTTTCCCGGCTTTCACCGCCTCGGTGTGCAACCTGCGTCCGCAGAGCCGTGGCCGGATCGATATCCGCTCGGCCAACCCGGACGATGCGCCGCTGATCGATCCCAATTACCTCAGTGATCCCGAAGACCTGAAAGTCGCCGCCCAATCCATTCGTCTGACCCGGCAGATCGTCTCCTCCCCTGCCCTGCGCCAATATTCACCCGAGGAGTACCTACCCGGCCCGGCGTTGCAGACCGAGGAACAGTTGCACGAAGCGGCGGCGAAGATCGGGACTACCATCTTTCATCCGGTGGGTACTTGCCGGATGGGCAACACTGCACTGGATGTCGTCGATGCCCGCTTGCGAGTGCATGGCGTACCCGGCCTGCGGGTGGCGGATGCCTCGATCATGCCGCAGATCACTTCGGGCAACACCTGCTCGCCGACGGTGATGATTGCCGAGAAAGCCGCGCAGATGATCCTGGCGGACGTGCGCGTAGGTGCACAGGCGGTGATGGCGTGA
- a CDS encoding LysR family transcriptional regulator: MFDWNDLRFFLELQRSGRLLIAAKRLNTTHSTVARHIETIEQSLGTALFVQHAQGYELTPAGQALLKHAEAMENVALLAQEEITQAIAPLGKIRLGVTEGIGIMFLTSRLGTLFERYPGLEVEQVAVPRFVSILNREAEISIHLDRPHADMLITRKLTDYRLALYASPTYLARAPRLKSRDDLAQHQWIGYVDDLLFSQELLFLDDFCRSPNVIFRSTSVIAQQIAARAGLGIAVLPNYMAKDDPELVRILPQETIQRSYWMSTRRELHKSVRLRVVWDFLLELCASEQVTLLAE, translated from the coding sequence ATGTTTGACTGGAATGATCTGCGTTTTTTCCTGGAGCTGCAGCGCAGCGGGCGCTTGCTGATTGCGGCCAAGCGGCTGAACACTACTCATAGCACCGTGGCCCGGCATATCGAAACCATTGAGCAGAGCCTGGGCACCGCGCTGTTCGTCCAGCATGCCCAAGGCTACGAACTGACACCTGCAGGCCAGGCCCTGCTCAAGCATGCCGAGGCGATGGAGAACGTCGCGCTGCTGGCTCAGGAGGAGATCACCCAGGCCATTGCGCCGCTGGGCAAGATTCGCCTGGGGGTTACCGAAGGCATTGGCATCATGTTTCTCACTTCACGCCTGGGAACGCTGTTCGAGCGCTATCCGGGGCTGGAAGTGGAGCAGGTGGCGGTACCGCGTTTTGTCAGCATCCTCAACCGCGAAGCGGAAATCAGCATCCATCTGGACCGTCCGCATGCCGACATGCTGATCACCCGCAAGCTCACCGACTACCGCCTGGCGCTCTATGCCAGTCCCACCTACCTGGCCCGGGCGCCGCGCCTGAAGAGCCGCGACGACCTTGCGCAGCATCAGTGGATCGGCTATGTCGACGACTTGCTGTTCAGCCAGGAATTACTCTTTCTCGATGACTTCTGCCGCTCGCCCAACGTGATTTTCCGCAGCACCAGCGTCATCGCCCAACAGATCGCTGCCCGAGCCGGACTGGGCATCGCGGTGCTGCCCAACTACATGGCCAAGGACGACCCGGAACTGGTGCGGATACTGCCCCAGGAGACGATCCAGCGCAGTTACTGGATGAGCACTCGCCGGGAGCTGCACAAGTCGGTACGGCTGAGAGTGGTGTGGGATTTTCTGCTGGAGCTGTGCGCTTCGGAGCAAGTAACTTTACTTGCAGAATAG